One Acinetobacter pullicarnis genomic region harbors:
- a CDS encoding YajQ family cyclic di-GMP-binding protein, producing MPSFDIVSELEIFEVNHAVQNTQKEIATRFDFRGQDVSIELNEKAKEVKISAESDFQCEQVYSMLEAHFFKRKVDIQALDPQKMTASGKNIIQVIKLKDGLDSDTAKKINKAIKESSIKVQSSIQGDKIRITDKKRDTLQQVMTFLKDQQFGVPLQFNNFKD from the coding sequence ATGCCATCTTTTGATATTGTATCTGAATTAGAAATTTTCGAAGTAAATCATGCAGTTCAAAACACCCAAAAAGAAATTGCAACCCGCTTTGATTTCCGTGGCCAGGATGTTTCTATTGAATTAAATGAAAAAGCCAAAGAAGTTAAGATTAGTGCGGAAAGTGATTTTCAATGTGAACAAGTGTATAGCATGTTAGAGGCTCACTTTTTTAAACGTAAAGTTGATATCCAGGCATTAGATCCACAAAAAATGACTGCGTCTGGCAAAAACATCATTCAAGTCATCAAATTAAAAGATGGACTTGACAGTGATACTGCAAAAAAAATTAATAAAGCCATTAAAGAAAGTTCGATAAAAGTCCAATCTTCTATTCAAGGCGACAAAATTCGTATTACTGATAAAAAACGCGATACCTTGCAACAAGTTATGACGTTTTTGAAAGACCAACAATTTGGTGTGCCGTTACAGTTCAACAATTTTAAAGACTAG
- the queA gene encoding tRNA preQ1(34) S-adenosylmethionine ribosyltransferase-isomerase QueA codes for MQLSDFNFSLPDTLIARYPLESRSASRLLHLQADGSFQDHCFTDILDLFNPGDLLVLNDTKVMKARLKGKRASGGAIEILVERIFNQNVAHCHIRASNSPKAGAVLFIGDGAVQVTVTGRQDNLFIAEFSQPILQVLDQYGQLPIPPYFNREAEEIDSVRYQTVFNDPTKLASVAAPTASLHFDENILEQLEQKGILKAFVTLHVGAGTFLPVRSTDIQNHHMHSEWCEVPAETVKLIEETHARGNKVIAIGTTATRALESAAQACGGKIGAWSGDTQIFIYPGYQFCVVDRLITNFHLPESTLLMLVSALSSRDHVMQAYQHAVEQQYRFFSYGDAMLIERTADL; via the coding sequence ATGCAACTTTCAGATTTTAATTTTTCCCTTCCCGACACGCTTATTGCCCGTTACCCTCTTGAATCTCGCAGTGCTTCGCGACTCTTACACCTACAAGCTGATGGCAGTTTTCAAGACCATTGCTTTACCGATATTTTAGATTTATTCAATCCAGGCGACTTACTGGTGCTAAATGACACTAAAGTCATGAAAGCACGCTTAAAAGGCAAACGTGCATCAGGTGGAGCGATTGAAATTTTAGTCGAGCGTATTTTTAATCAAAACGTTGCCCACTGCCATATTCGAGCAAGCAATAGTCCCAAAGCCGGTGCCGTATTGTTTATTGGTGATGGTGCCGTCCAAGTGACCGTAACAGGTCGCCAAGACAATCTGTTTATTGCTGAGTTTTCGCAGCCAATTCTGCAAGTGCTCGATCAATATGGTCAATTACCTATTCCGCCCTATTTCAATCGCGAAGCTGAAGAAATCGATTCAGTCCGTTATCAAACCGTATTTAATGATCCAACAAAATTGGCCAGTGTCGCAGCACCAACCGCCAGCTTACATTTTGATGAAAACATCCTTGAACAACTTGAACAAAAAGGCATTCTCAAAGCCTTTGTCACCTTGCATGTTGGCGCAGGAACGTTCTTACCCGTACGTAGCACAGATATTCAAAATCACCATATGCACAGTGAATGGTGTGAAGTACCAGCAGAAACCGTCAAACTGATTGAAGAAACGCACGCACGTGGTAACAAAGTCATCGCGATTGGAACAACAGCGACGCGCGCTTTAGAAAGTGCAGCACAAGCCTGCGGTGGCAAAATTGGTGCTTGGTCTGGCGATACGCAAATTTTTATTTATCCAGGCTATCAATTCTGTGTGGTTGACCGCCTGATTACCAACTTTCATCTGCCAGAATCGACGTTATTGATGTTGGTTTCTGCGTTATCAAGCCGTGATCATGTGATGCAAGCCTATCAACATGCAGTTGAACAGCAGTATCGTTTTTTTAGTTATGGTGATGCTATGCTGATTGAGCGCACAGCAGATCTCTAA
- a CDS encoding alpha/beta hydrolase, which translates to MYAFTVEPLYIKSDENLIAADFYRPKNIIKPAVIIMAPSFAGLRQFKLGQYAQRFAQAGYAVVVFDYRFWGASTGEPRELISLEYQIDDWKKVIQFLSSSPKVDARKLVLWGAALSGGYVLTLAAQLKNIYAVMVQTPFVDGVASAKLYPMLQLLKVLKLSSQDYMGSKIGASAKTLPVVHPSALCFMPSQSSYQGYMSIINPDYYWSGEVPARVFFHLIRYRPIQAVADIQIPVLFIAAQYDHLIPIESSREAARKMSQVVQYCEWDISHFDLYSPQWLEKSISIQLEFLQQHFGVS; encoded by the coding sequence ATGTATGCTTTCACTGTAGAGCCACTTTATATAAAAAGTGATGAGAATCTTATTGCAGCTGATTTTTATCGACCGAAAAATATAATTAAGCCTGCTGTTATTATTATGGCCCCCAGTTTTGCTGGGCTTAGACAATTTAAACTCGGTCAATATGCTCAGCGTTTTGCGCAAGCTGGTTATGCGGTGGTCGTTTTTGATTATCGTTTTTGGGGAGCGAGCACCGGCGAGCCACGTGAACTTATTTCTTTAGAATATCAAATAGATGATTGGAAAAAAGTAATTCAGTTTTTGTCTTCCTCTCCTAAAGTTGATGCACGTAAACTTGTATTGTGGGGAGCTGCTTTAAGTGGAGGCTATGTTTTAACGCTCGCAGCGCAATTAAAAAATATTTATGCAGTTATGGTACAAACACCATTTGTAGATGGGGTGGCAAGTGCAAAACTTTATCCTATGCTTCAATTGCTAAAAGTATTAAAATTATCGAGTCAAGATTATATGGGCTCAAAAATAGGTGCAAGTGCAAAGACTTTGCCTGTCGTACATCCTTCTGCTTTATGTTTTATGCCGAGTCAATCCAGCTATCAGGGTTATATGTCCATTATAAATCCCGATTATTATTGGAGTGGTGAGGTTCCTGCACGTGTATTTTTCCATTTGATTCGTTATCGACCTATCCAGGCGGTCGCAGACATTCAAATACCGGTGTTATTTATTGCGGCTCAATATGATCATCTGATTCCGATTGAATCTAGCCGAGAGGCAGCCCGTAAGATGAGCCAAGTTGTTCAATATTGTGAATGGGATATTTCTCATTTTGATCTTTACAGTCCTCAATGGTTAGAAAAATCAATTTCGATCCAATTAGAATTTTTACAGCAACATTTTGGAGTCTCCTAA
- a CDS encoding TIGR01244 family sulfur transferase, whose product MSESIGFAGQISPEHISQVVEKGFKSIVNNRPDFEGGAEQVTSAEIEVAARAAGLDYVYQPVIAGQITEIDVRTFANHYNELPKPILMFCRTGNRSNNLYQLAKQMDLLDD is encoded by the coding sequence ATGAGTGAAAGTATCGGTTTCGCAGGTCAAATAAGCCCAGAACATATTTCTCAAGTTGTAGAAAAGGGTTTTAAATCTATCGTCAATAATCGTCCAGATTTTGAAGGTGGTGCAGAACAAGTTACTTCAGCCGAAATTGAAGTTGCTGCACGTGCAGCAGGCTTAGACTATGTTTATCAACCCGTGATTGCTGGTCAAATCACTGAAATCGATGTTCGTACTTTTGCTAACCATTACAACGAACTACCTAAGCCTATTCTGATGTTCTGTCGTACTGGGAATCGATCAAATAACTTGTATCAATTGGCCAAACAAATGGATCTATTAGACGATTAA
- the trxC gene encoding thioredoxin TrxC has translation MIIVCPSCHAKNRVPEEKVAQQPTCGQCHNSLIPLQPIELNEQNFSQIVPNSDLPILVDLWAEWCGPCKSMAPHFTAAAKQNPKVIFAKIDTEANPRLNQAFNIRSIPTLVLMKKTEEVARVSGAMSSQQLQQWLDQQLANTSWS, from the coding sequence ATGATCATTGTTTGTCCATCATGTCATGCAAAAAATCGTGTTCCTGAAGAGAAAGTAGCGCAGCAGCCGACTTGCGGCCAATGCCATAACTCGCTTATTCCATTACAACCGATTGAGTTGAATGAGCAGAATTTTAGCCAAATTGTTCCAAATAGTGATTTGCCTATTTTGGTTGATTTGTGGGCAGAGTGGTGTGGTCCTTGTAAGAGTATGGCACCGCATTTTACTGCTGCAGCCAAGCAAAACCCCAAGGTTATCTTTGCAAAAATAGATACAGAAGCAAATCCTCGTTTAAATCAAGCATTCAATATTCGGAGTATTCCTACGTTGGTGCTAATGAAGAAAACGGAAGAAGTGGCGCGAGTAAGTGGGGCGATGAGCTCCCAACAATTGCAACAATGGTTAGATCAACAATTAGCGAATACAAGCTGGAGTTAA
- a CDS encoding rhodanese-like domain-containing protein, which produces MIRKQEITAFEFPENAIIWDVRDASSFSEGHIQGAINQPIDSLNAEMLSQVAPDQTIYVLCGGGSKAPRAAEKLESLDNTRDYVVLMGGTRAARAGGLALVQDA; this is translated from the coding sequence ATGATCCGTAAACAAGAAATTACAGCATTTGAGTTCCCAGAAAATGCAATTATCTGGGATGTTCGTGATGCAAGTTCTTTTTCAGAAGGCCATATTCAGGGTGCGATTAATCAGCCCATAGATAGTTTAAATGCTGAGATGCTTTCTCAGGTGGCTCCGGATCAGACGATATATGTACTATGTGGTGGCGGTAGTAAGGCGCCACGTGCAGCTGAAAAGCTAGAAAGTTTAGATAATACTCGTGACTACGTCGTTCTTATGGGCGGTACACGTGCGGCTCGTGCAGGAGGATTAGCTTTAGTGCAAGACGCCTAA
- a CDS encoding acyl-CoA thioesterase produces MPADTNWSGDVFGGWIVSQMDLAGAIHAERFSKGRCATISINQMTFLVPVKVGDVISCYTKILKVGNTSIQMQIEVWDSHDSSRSPIRVTEGVFTFVAVNVKGGKRDIPEESKQRFLELNKLNNK; encoded by the coding sequence ATGCCAGCAGATACCAACTGGAGCGGTGATGTTTTTGGGGGATGGATTGTTTCACAAATGGACTTGGCTGGTGCGATACATGCAGAGCGTTTTAGTAAAGGGCGTTGTGCGACCATTTCAATTAATCAGATGACATTTTTAGTCCCTGTGAAAGTGGGGGATGTGATTAGTTGTTATACCAAAATTTTAAAAGTAGGTAATACTTCAATTCAAATGCAAATCGAAGTATGGGATAGCCATGATAGTTCACGATCTCCAATACGTGTAACGGAAGGGGTATTTACTTTTGTTGCTGTTAATGTGAAAGGTGGAAAGCGCGATATTCCTGAAGAATCGAAACAACGCTTTCTAGAGCTCAATAAACTCAATAATAAATAG
- a CDS encoding YfiR family protein codes for MALLLYFLAVPTHAISTHNIFVTTFSILSYAKWNALSSTPVLCVVDNTNLANQFKTVAQQSKYNYQVQSITLPNLSKSSCQAVFFSTFTPRQEQNILNTQLNTATLSFSSNNNECEVGSAFCLYKRKQLTSFKVNLDSLSQSKVHVDPRVLLLTKSLEE; via the coding sequence TTGGCACTGCTCCTATATTTTCTCGCTGTGCCGACACATGCTATTTCAACACACAATATATTCGTGACTACATTTTCGATCCTAAGTTATGCCAAATGGAATGCACTCTCTTCCACACCAGTACTATGTGTTGTCGATAATACCAACCTAGCCAATCAATTTAAAACTGTCGCACAGCAGTCTAAATATAATTACCAGGTACAATCGATAACCTTACCCAATCTTTCTAAATCGTCATGCCAGGCTGTTTTCTTTTCTACTTTTACTCCCCGACAAGAACAAAATATCTTAAACACTCAACTGAATACAGCAACCCTGTCCTTTAGCTCAAATAACAATGAATGTGAAGTCGGAAGTGCATTTTGCCTATATAAGCGTAAACAACTAACCTCGTTTAAAGTCAATTTAGACAGTTTAAGTCAATCCAAGGTTCATGTTGACCCTCGTGTTTTACTATTAACCAAGTCTTTGGAGGAGTAA
- the nadA gene encoding quinolinate synthase NadA, which translates to MKDANQLIANDAKSIVQTHLDRLGETKDSRLDPVLKREKFQQIQAALEKRNAVLVAHYYCDPDVQELAEATGGCVSDSLEMARFGRDHAATTLLVAGVKFMGETAKILSPEKTILMPTLEATCSLDLGCPADAFGAFCDANPDYTVVVYANTSAAVKARADWVVTSSCAVEIIEHLDSLGEKIIWAPDQHLGRYIQKQTKAEMLIWDGACIVHEEFRARGIERMRAIYPNAAVLVHPESPESVVAVADAVGSTSQLIKAAQTLPHDTLIVATDRGIFYKMQQAVPHKTLLEAPTAGEGATCRSCAHCPWMAMNELDGILHVLEHGDQEIFVDEQLAARAKLPLDRMLQFSAALKS; encoded by the coding sequence ATGAAAGATGCGAATCAGTTAATTGCCAACGATGCCAAGTCGATTGTGCAGACGCATTTAGATCGGTTAGGTGAAACTAAGGACAGTCGTTTAGACCCCGTGCTTAAACGAGAGAAGTTTCAGCAGATTCAAGCAGCACTTGAAAAGCGTAATGCCGTTTTAGTCGCGCATTACTATTGTGATCCAGATGTACAAGAGTTGGCTGAAGCAACCGGTGGTTGTGTTTCAGACTCTTTGGAAATGGCGCGTTTTGGCCGAGATCATGCTGCAACAACATTGTTGGTCGCGGGTGTTAAATTTATGGGGGAGACGGCTAAAATTCTTTCTCCAGAAAAAACCATTCTTATGCCAACCTTAGAAGCCACCTGTTCTTTAGACTTAGGCTGCCCAGCCGATGCGTTTGGTGCATTTTGTGATGCCAATCCGGACTATACGGTGGTGGTTTATGCCAACACCTCTGCTGCAGTTAAAGCACGTGCAGATTGGGTGGTGACTTCAAGTTGCGCAGTTGAAATTATTGAACATCTAGATAGCTTGGGTGAGAAAATCATTTGGGCGCCGGATCAGCATTTAGGGCGCTATATTCAAAAACAAACCAAAGCAGAAATGTTGATTTGGGATGGTGCTTGTATTGTGCATGAGGAGTTCCGTGCACGTGGTATTGAGCGGATGAGAGCGATCTACCCGAATGCAGCAGTTTTGGTGCATCCAGAGTCTCCTGAGTCGGTCGTTGCGGTTGCTGATGCTGTTGGTAGTACCTCGCAATTAATTAAGGCGGCGCAGACCTTACCGCACGATACGCTGATCGTTGCGACAGATCGCGGCATTTTTTATAAAATGCAACAGGCCGTGCCGCATAAAACCTTGCTTGAAGCACCTACTGCTGGGGAAGGGGCGACCTGTCGATCTTGTGCGCATTGCCCGTGGATGGCGATGAACGAACTCGATGGCATCTTGCATGTGCTTGAGCATGGTGATCAAGAAATCTTTGTGGATGAGCAGCTTGCAGCACGTGCAAAACTGCCTTTAGATCGCATGTTGCAGTTCAGTGCAGCACTAAAATCGTAA
- a CDS encoding DUF4442 domain-containing protein: protein MTQTNRLFKLVRATSKFPKGIRSTLWSKAFGRVVPMVGTANIRYLEVDADHVKVRLENQRNVQNHIKGVHAAAMALLAETATGFLVGLHIPDERIILIKSLHVDYLKVAQGGLTATATLSADQQKFILANEKGEMLIPVTVIDDSGNEPIHCQMLWAWLPKRKK, encoded by the coding sequence ATGACACAGACCAATCGTTTATTCAAACTTGTAAGAGCAACATCGAAATTTCCTAAAGGAATTCGGAGCACACTGTGGAGCAAGGCCTTTGGTCGTGTCGTACCTATGGTTGGAACAGCCAACATACGCTATCTTGAGGTTGATGCAGATCACGTTAAAGTTCGTCTTGAAAATCAACGTAATGTGCAAAACCATATCAAAGGTGTCCATGCAGCAGCAATGGCACTTTTAGCTGAAACGGCAACGGGTTTTCTAGTTGGGTTACATATTCCGGATGAGCGCATCATACTGATTAAATCACTGCATGTAGACTATCTCAAGGTCGCCCAAGGTGGGTTAACAGCAACTGCGACTTTAAGTGCCGATCAACAAAAGTTTATTTTAGCCAATGAGAAAGGTGAAATGCTTATTCCTGTCACGGTTATTGATGATTCAGGCAATGAGCCGATTCACTGTCAAATGCTCTGGGCATGGTTACCAAAACGTAAAAAATAA
- a CDS encoding sensor domain-containing diguanylate cyclase has translation MIKRLYQTTSLQNVFKRSQLAIFGLTFTICTIIFFVVSAYTMRTYAQQGLVILADALSERIQPAVVFNDKVTIKQILEEYAEEYPIRSINVMDQNNQRLAHIEQPQQNWTPTTYILDRLFFNQPIQVTITHNQKKYGEVQVYGNASNLVAFVHKILLSLSLGFLIILATIFWLVRSIYQYLMNSIHPIVSTARLISLRKNYQIRLPDSPIDEFQDLNIVFNELLEKIQQSNQQLQTENDKLAHQARHDELTQLPNRNFFYQTLFQIFYQPNLQNTALLYIDNNHFKEINDQYGHLAGDAVLKEMSLRLKTSLRQDDFIARLGGDEFAILLKNIQKPEHSISIAKHLLNCCKAPLYYEKTEIHFSFSIGIAFFKCFKSPEDLITAADSAMYKAKLLDENWHIATREDLNCDELTK, from the coding sequence ATGATCAAACGCCTCTACCAAACGACATCCTTGCAAAATGTATTTAAACGATCTCAATTGGCTATTTTCGGGCTAACCTTCACCATTTGTACGATTATCTTTTTCGTGGTTTCAGCATATACTATGCGAACCTATGCTCAACAAGGCTTAGTTATTTTAGCGGATGCACTTAGCGAGAGAATTCAACCCGCTGTGGTCTTTAATGACAAAGTGACAATCAAACAAATTTTAGAAGAATACGCCGAAGAATACCCAATACGCTCCATTAATGTCATGGATCAAAATAACCAAAGACTTGCACATATAGAGCAACCGCAACAAAACTGGACACCCACTACTTATATTTTAGATCGATTATTTTTCAATCAACCCATTCAAGTCACGATTACACATAATCAAAAAAAATATGGTGAAGTTCAGGTCTATGGTAATGCCTCCAATCTTGTCGCATTTGTACATAAAATCCTGCTCAGTTTAAGTCTTGGCTTTCTGATTATATTGGCAACAATATTTTGGTTGGTACGCTCTATTTATCAATATTTAATGAATTCGATCCACCCAATCGTATCCACCGCACGACTCATTAGTTTGAGAAAGAACTACCAAATTCGCCTACCTGACTCGCCTATTGATGAGTTTCAAGACTTAAATATTGTTTTCAACGAATTATTAGAAAAAATTCAACAATCCAATCAGCAACTACAAACAGAAAATGATAAATTAGCTCATCAAGCGCGACATGATGAATTGACACAGCTTCCTAATCGAAATTTTTTCTATCAGACTTTATTTCAAATATTTTATCAACCGAACCTTCAAAATACAGCTTTACTGTATATTGACAACAATCACTTCAAAGAAATCAATGACCAATACGGTCACTTAGCAGGTGATGCTGTTTTAAAAGAAATGTCTCTACGCTTAAAAACCAGCTTGAGACAGGATGATTTTATTGCTCGCTTGGGCGGTGATGAATTTGCCATTCTCTTAAAAAATATTCAAAAGCCTGAACATTCAATCTCTATTGCCAAACATTTATTAAACTGCTGTAAAGCACCACTTTATTACGAGAAAACAGAAATACATTTCAGCTTTAGTATTGGTATCGCTTTCTTCAAGTGCTTTAAATCTCCCGAAGATTTAATCACAGCTGCAGATAGCGCCATGTATAAAGCAAAGCTACTCGATGAAAACTGGCATATTGCGACCCGTGAGGATTTAAATTGTGATGAACTTACCAAGTAA
- a CDS encoding dihydrolipoyl dehydrogenase: protein MYDIIIVGAGTAGISAYKEAIKYTSNILIVNQGPWDTTCARVGCMPSKVLISTANRMYDIEHADEVALQVEAHIDRSAVMQHVRQLRDRFTAATLADVDSWDKSHKISGAAKFINANTIQVNNQHYQAKSFILAVGSTPNMDAEWKAELGDRYINSDDIFELEQLPKSLAVIGSGVIAIELAQAMTRLGVQTTVFARSQKVGSLSSPQLQPLACKELSQAMNIKFKVLPENIKKSQHGVLISFTDNVSQTLEVDYVLSATGRSSNLNSLDLIQINPLFKEIRNLPINNRSKQLGEYPIFIIGDAYTQTPVQHEAAVEGKLVVESCLNFPKLKDLKTLTPLSIVFSSPEMAIAGQSHKQLIDENVEFITGYVSYERQGRALVLGKNRGAAEVYVDVNTRQLLGAELLVESAEHMGHLLAWIISEKLTVDQILEKPFYHPTLEEGLRSALKHARRQLKKS, encoded by the coding sequence ATGTACGATATTATTATTGTAGGTGCAGGTACAGCGGGTATCAGTGCATATAAAGAAGCCATCAAATACACTTCTAATATTCTCATCGTCAATCAAGGGCCATGGGATACGACCTGTGCTCGCGTTGGCTGCATGCCAAGCAAGGTCTTGATTTCAACCGCAAACCGCATGTATGACATTGAACATGCGGATGAAGTTGCATTGCAGGTTGAGGCACACATTGATCGCTCTGCTGTTATGCAACATGTACGTCAGCTCAGAGATCGCTTTACCGCAGCAACACTCGCTGATGTCGATTCCTGGGATAAATCACATAAAATTTCTGGTGCAGCAAAATTTATTAATGCCAATACGATCCAAGTTAATAATCAGCACTATCAAGCTAAATCTTTTATTCTGGCTGTGGGTTCGACTCCGAATATGGATGCCGAGTGGAAAGCAGAACTAGGTGATCGCTATATTAATTCAGATGATATCTTTGAATTAGAACAGCTGCCTAAATCACTTGCCGTGATTGGCAGTGGGGTCATTGCAATTGAACTTGCTCAAGCGATGACACGTCTAGGGGTTCAGACGACTGTATTTGCACGTAGTCAAAAAGTAGGTTCCCTCAGCAGCCCACAACTACAGCCACTTGCTTGCAAAGAGCTCAGCCAAGCGATGAATATCAAGTTCAAAGTATTGCCAGAAAATATAAAAAAATCTCAACACGGTGTACTGATTTCTTTTACTGACAATGTTTCTCAGACACTTGAGGTTGACTATGTACTCAGTGCAACGGGAAGAAGCTCCAATTTAAACTCCTTAGATTTAATTCAAATAAACCCACTATTTAAAGAGATTCGCAACTTACCAATCAACAATCGAAGCAAACAACTCGGTGAATATCCAATTTTCATTATTGGAGATGCATACACTCAAACACCGGTACAACACGAAGCTGCTGTTGAGGGTAAGTTGGTCGTAGAAAGTTGTTTAAACTTTCCTAAATTAAAAGACCTTAAAACACTCACTCCTTTATCTATCGTCTTTAGTTCGCCCGAAATGGCAATTGCAGGACAAAGCCATAAGCAACTCATAGATGAAAATGTTGAGTTTATTACTGGTTATGTGTCCTATGAGCGCCAAGGTCGCGCCTTAGTGCTCGGTAAGAATCGTGGTGCTGCTGAAGTCTACGTCGATGTAAATACACGACAACTTCTCGGTGCTGAGCTATTGGTTGAGTCCGCAGAGCATATGGGGCACTTACTAGCCTGGATTATTTCTGAAAAACTAACAGTCGATCAAATACTTGAAAAACCTTTTTATCACCCAACCCTAGAAGAAGGATTACGTAGTGCATTAAAGCATGCGCGTAGACAGCTTAAAAAGAGTTAA
- a CDS encoding nuclear transport factor 2 family protein yields the protein MKNNKQNNRIFATSLLVSLILGGCSFIPSRKPVLAENAILATDLQQQRAEHNKAVVVDFYQGVFLKHQVSSYADQYLAEKYIQHNPHVQDGKAPFINYFKAYFQQNPEAQNQIKRVIASGDLVALHVHSIQSQADRGKAIVDIFRVENGKIVEHWDVIQAIPEQSANANSMF from the coding sequence ATGAAAAATAACAAACAAAATAACCGAATATTTGCCACAAGCCTTCTAGTGAGTTTGATTCTAGGCGGCTGTAGTTTTATACCCTCACGAAAACCAGTTCTCGCTGAAAATGCCATTTTAGCAACGGATTTACAACAGCAACGTGCTGAACATAATAAAGCTGTTGTCGTCGACTTCTACCAAGGTGTGTTTCTAAAACACCAAGTTAGCAGCTATGCTGATCAATATCTTGCAGAAAAATATATTCAACATAATCCACATGTTCAAGATGGCAAGGCACCCTTTATCAATTACTTCAAAGCCTATTTCCAACAAAATCCTGAAGCACAAAATCAAATTAAACGTGTAATTGCGTCAGGTGACTTGGTCGCTTTACACGTACATTCAATCCAATCACAGGCAGATCGTGGCAAAGCCATTGTCGATATATTCAGGGTCGAAAACGGTAAAATTGTGGAACATTGGGATGTCATTCAAGCTATCCCTGAACAGTCAGCCAATGCAAACTCAATGTTTTAA
- a CDS encoding OmpA family protein gives MNLPSKPLRIFTLLLLAFSLTGCLNLGHLSYKQARMLKKEGFTLTDEGWTLRLPERILFNFNEYEIKTTQQTELTRLSDQLKKYHLGKLKVIGHTDNIGQLEYNQQLSEKRAQSVAYIFIENGFENQNIKTIGRGSSQPLFSNDTDENRAKNRRVNITIIP, from the coding sequence ATGAACTTACCAAGTAAGCCCTTAAGAATATTTACGTTATTGTTATTGGCTTTTAGCCTAACTGGATGCCTCAACTTAGGTCATTTAAGCTATAAACAAGCACGAATGTTAAAAAAGGAAGGCTTCACCCTAACTGATGAGGGCTGGACCCTACGCTTACCTGAACGTATATTATTTAATTTCAATGAGTATGAAATCAAGACAACACAACAAACCGAGCTTACTCGCTTGTCGGATCAACTCAAAAAATATCACCTCGGAAAACTCAAAGTCATTGGGCATACAGATAACATCGGCCAGTTAGAATACAACCAGCAATTATCAGAAAAACGCGCACAAAGCGTTGCTTACATCTTCATTGAAAATGGTTTTGAAAATCAAAATATCAAAACAATAGGTCGTGGCTCTAGCCAACCGCTTTTCAGTAATGACACAGATGAAAACAGAGCAAAAAATAGACGTGTAAATATTACGATTATTCCATAG
- a CDS encoding lipoprotein encodes MNKFFILFLSAVLLSGCSSMNVRPTVGVSMGTSI; translated from the coding sequence ATGAATAAGTTTTTCATTTTATTTCTCTCCGCTGTCCTACTGAGCGGATGTAGTTCGATGAACGTACGACCAACAGTTGGAGTTTCGATGGGTACCTCTATTTAA